The Lates calcarifer isolate ASB-BC8 linkage group LG6, TLL_Latcal_v3, whole genome shotgun sequence genome includes a region encoding these proteins:
- the idh3g gene encoding isocitrate dehydrogenase [NAD] subunit gamma, mitochondrial has product MASHSAVLSMSKIISPFWGGRLGNTVKVFGTTLTSRRNKTLHAGENIPPPAKYGGRHTVTLIPGDGIGPELLTHVREVFRFSCVPVDFEVVHVNSAVETEDDINNAITAIRRNGVALKGNIETKHTMPPSVKSRNNLLRTSLDLFANVMHCQSLPGVQTRHKNIDIMIIRENTEGEYSSLEHESVSGVVESLKIITRNNSLRIADYAFQLAREKGRRRVTAVHKANIISGDGLFLQCCREVASGYPDITFDSMIVDNTTMQLVSKPQQFDVMVMPNLYGNVVSNVCAGLVGGPGLVPGANYGRDYAVFETATRNTGKSIADRNIANPTAMLLASCMMLDHLKLNDYASLIRNAVLTTMNETRLHTADIGGQGTTSEVVQSVMRVIQSKGQLISEI; this is encoded by the exons ATGGCTTCCCACAGTGCTGTGCTCTCGATGTCCAAGATTATTTCTCCTTTCTGGGGTGGACGCCTCGGAAACACGGTTAAA gTATTTGGAACAACTCTGACAAGTCGCAGGAATAAAACCTTACATGCT GGAGAAAACATT CCCCCTCCTGCAAAGTATGGAGGCAGACACACTGTGACCCTCATACCTGGAGATGGAATTGGTCCAGAGCTGCTCACTCATGTCAGAGAGGTTTTCAG GTTCAGCTGTGTGCCGGTGGACTTTGAGGTGGTGCACGTCAACTCTGCTGTGGAAACTGAGGATGATATCAATAATGCCATTACTGCCATCCGCCGTAATGGAGTTGCCCTCAAAG GTAACATAGAAACCAAACATACCATGCCACCATCTGTCAAATCCAGAAATAATCTCCTTCG TACAAGCTTAGACCTGTTTGCCAATGTGATGCACTGCCAGTCCCTCCCTGGAGTCCAGACTCGCCACAAGAACATTGACATCATGATCATCAGGGAGAACACAGAGGGAGAATACAGCAGTCTGGAGCACGAG agtgtATCAGGGGTCGTGGAGAGCCTTAAGATCATCACCAGGAACAATTCCCTCAGGATTGCTGACTATGCCTTCCAACTGGCCAGGGAGAAAGGTCGTCGCAGGGTCACTGCTGTGCACAAGGCCAACATCAT CTCTGGTGATGGCTTGTTCCTGCAGTGCTGCAGAGAAGTGGCCTCTGGTTACCCAGACATCACATTTGACAGCATGATTGTGGACAACACCACCATGCAG cTGGTGTCCAAGCCCCAGCAGTTTGATGTGATGGTGATGCCCAATCTGTACGGGAACGTGGTGAGCAACGTGTGCGCAGGCCTGGTGGGAGGGCCTGGCCTTGTGCCCGGAGCCAATTATGGTCGTGACTATGCTGTCTTTGAAACG GCCACAAGGAACACAGGGAAGAGTATCGCGGACAGGAACATTGCAAACCCCACTGCCATGCTGCTAGCCAGCTGCATGATGCTGGACCACCTTAA GCTTAACGATTATGCGAGTTTGATTCGGAACGCCGTCCTAACCACCATGAATGAAACCAGG ttgCACACAGCTGATATCGGGGGTCAGGGCACCACATCGGAGGTGGTCCAGTCCGTCATGAGGGTCATCCAGAGTAAAGGGCAACTCATATCAGAGATCTAA